The following coding sequences are from one Patescibacteria group bacterium window:
- a CDS encoding 2,3-bisphosphoglycerate-dependent phosphoglycerate mutase: MPHLILLRHGKSEWNAKGLWTGHTDIDLIAEGRDEARAAAEAMRDIVIHRIHVSDLRRAHQTLHEVKKTLGIEHVPHTSHHALKERHYGIYTGKNKWQVKEEVGDEQFKNIRRGWDVKIPEGETLKDVYDRVAKYFDEYIAPELAAGHNVLIVAHGNSLRALAKHVEGMTEDEVCDLEIGTGEVHCYALDVNGKVTNKEIRSANTSKGKV, from the coding sequence ATGCCACACCTCATTCTCCTCCGTCATGGAAAATCTGAATGGAATGCCAAAGGTTTGTGGACCGGGCACACGGATATTGATTTAATTGCAGAGGGACGTGATGAAGCGCGTGCCGCTGCGGAAGCCATGCGTGATATTGTCATTCACCGGATTCACGTGTCAGATCTACGCCGTGCGCACCAAACCCTGCATGAGGTGAAGAAAACTTTGGGTATCGAACATGTGCCGCACACCTCCCACCATGCCTTGAAAGAACGGCACTACGGCATCTACACCGGTAAGAATAAATGGCAGGTCAAGGAGGAAGTCGGAGACGAGCAATTCAAAAACATTCGGCGCGGCTGGGACGTGAAAATTCCTGAGGGTGAAACCCTCAAGGATGTGTACGATCGGGTGGCAAAGTACTTTGACGAGTACATTGCCCCGGAACTCGCGGCTGGGCACAACGTACTCATCGTCGCGCACGGGAATTCCCTGCGCGCACTTGCCAAGCACGTTGAAGGTATGACCGAAGATGAGGTCTGCGACCTGGAAATTGGTACCGGCGAAGTGCACTGCTACGCCCTGGATGTTAATGGTAAAGTGACGAACAAAGAAATCCGGTCAGCGAATACGAGTAAAGGGAAAGTGTAG
- a CDS encoding histidine phosphatase family protein has translation MSWNRPAEIVLIRHGESLRNLLMEGKACIPNETARRGLEGYHDHTIPLTARGEVQARDAGPKIIADIGLPDCVYHSGYVRAKRTLEGMLEHLPEEVRSKIRIYWKFELRERSSGARWLMTQEEYDKHFPWAEAQYRTIGPFLFQPPGGGESIADLVCGRVHSAVDTIFRDRPGQRVWLVCHGQVMRAARVLFERTPLEALDAVMASHAPNLGLIRYVYEEGSETPTRTHLYSTYTDL, from the coding sequence ATGAGCTGGAATCGACCAGCAGAAATAGTGCTCATTCGACATGGGGAATCGTTACGAAATTTGCTTATGGAAGGGAAGGCCTGCATTCCTAATGAGACTGCGAGGCGGGGACTGGAGGGCTACCATGACCACACTATCCCGCTCACGGCACGTGGGGAAGTGCAGGCGCGTGATGCTGGACCGAAGATCATTGCGGACATTGGACTGCCAGATTGTGTGTACCACTCTGGGTATGTACGCGCCAAGCGAACGTTGGAGGGCATGCTCGAGCATCTCCCTGAGGAGGTTCGATCCAAAATTCGGATCTACTGGAAGTTCGAACTTCGCGAACGAAGTTCCGGCGCACGTTGGCTGATGACGCAGGAGGAGTATGACAAACACTTCCCCTGGGCTGAAGCTCAGTATCGTACTATTGGGCCGTTTCTCTTTCAACCACCTGGTGGTGGGGAGAGTATCGCCGATTTGGTTTGCGGGCGCGTCCATAGCGCCGTTGATACGATTTTTCGAGATCGGCCTGGTCAACGCGTGTGGTTGGTGTGCCACGGCCAAGTCATGCGAGCCGCGCGCGTCCTCTTTGAGCGGACGCCGCTGGAAGCACTTGATGCAGTCATGGCAAGCCATGCACCGAACCTCGGCCTCATCCGCTACGTCTACGAGGAGGGGAGTGAGACGCCCACGCGTACACACCTCTACAGCACGTACACTGATCTTTAA